From Myotis daubentonii chromosome 15, mMyoDau2.1, whole genome shotgun sequence, one genomic window encodes:
- the SLC9A5 gene encoding sodium/hydrogen exchanger 5 isoform X2, with translation MLRAALPLLGLPLAGAAATEEPTQEPGSPGEPLPGLVLFRWQWHEVEAPYLVALWILVASLAKIVFHLSRKVTSVVPESCLLILLGLVLGGIVLAVAKKAEYQLEPGTFFLFLLPPIVLDSGYFMPSRLLFDNLGAILTYAVVGTLWNAFTTGAALWGLQQAGLVAPRVQAGLLDFLLFGSLISAVDPVAVLAVFEEVHVNETLFIIVFGESLLNDAVTVVLYKVCNSFVEMGSANVQATDYLKGVASLFVVSLGGAAVGLVFAFLLALTTRFTKRVRIIEPLLVFLLAYAAYLTAEMASLSAILAVTMCGLGCKKYVEANISHKSRTTVKYTMKTLASCAETVIFMLLGISAVDSSKWAWDSGLVLGTLFFILFFRALGVVLQTWVLNQFRLVPLDKIDQVVMSYGGLRGAVAFALVILLDKTKVPAKDYFVATTIVVVFFTVIVQGLTIKPLVKWLKVKRSEHHKPTLNQELHEHTFDHILAAVEDVVGHHGYHYWRDRWEQFDKKYLSQLLMRRSAYRIRDQIWDVYYRLNIRDAISFVDQGGHVLSSTGLTLPAMPSRHSVAETSVTNLLRESGSGACLDLQVIDTVRSGRDREDAVMHHLLCGSLYKPRRRYKASCSRHFILDDAQERQDKEVFQQNMKRRLESFKSTKHNICFAKSKPRPRKAGCKKNGVANTAATNGKSPGDLGFRDTAAVILTVESEEEEEESDSSETEKDDEGIIFVARATSEVLQEGKVSGSLEVCPSPRIIPPSPTCAEKELPWKSGQGDLVVYVSSETTKIVPVDMQKGWNQSISSLESLASPSCTQAPTVTRLPPCPLAAEEPQAPLDPRPSFAFPPSLAKAGRSRSESSADIPRQQELQPLMQHEDQSHLSPGTASSHWCIQFNRGGRL, from the exons ATGCTGCGCGCCGCGCTGCCGCTGCTCGGGCTGCCCCTGGCGGGGGCGGCCGCGACTGAAGAACCCACCCAGGAGCCAGGGTCTCCGGGCGAGCCTCTCCCAGGGCTGGTGCTCTTCCGCTGGCAGTGGCACGAAGTGGAGGCCCCCTACCTGGTCGCCCTGTGGATCCTGGTGGCCAGCCTGGCCAAAATCG TGTTTCACTTGTCTCGGAAGGTGACGTCCGTGGTCCCTGAGAGCTGCCTGCTGATTTTACTGGGACTGGTGCTTGGAGGCATTGTCTTGGCTGTGGCCAAGAAAGCTGAGTACCAGCTGGAGCCAGGcaccttcttccttttccttctgcctCCTATCGTGCTAGACTCAGGCTATTTCATGCCTAGCCGGCTGCTCTTTGACAACTTAGGTGCCATCCTCACCTATGCCGTGGTGGGCACACTCTGGAATGCCTTCACAACAGGTGCTGCCCTCTGGGGCCTGCAGCAGGCTGGACTTGTGG CCCCTAGAGTGCAGGCAGGCTTGCTGGACTTCCTGCTGTTCGGGAGCCTCATCTCAGCAGTGGACCCCGTGGCTGTGCTGGCTGTCTTTGAGGAGGTGCATGTCAACGAGACTCTCTTTATCATCGTCTTTGGCGAGTCCCTGCTCAATGATGCAGTCACCGTG GTGCTGTACAAGGTCTGCAACTCCTTTGTGGAGATGGGGTCTGCCAACGTGCAGGCCACTGACTACTTGAAGGGAGTCG cctccctgttTGTGGTCAGTCTGGGCGGGGCAGCCGTGGGCTTAGTCTTTGCCTTCCTCCTGGCCCTGACCACACGCTTCACCAAGCGGGTCCGCATCATCGAGCCACTGCTGGTCTTCCTCCTCGCCTATGCAGCCTACCTCACTGCTGAAATGGCCTCCCTCTCCGCCATTCTTGC GGTGACTATGTGTGGCCTGGGCTGTAAGAAGTATGTGGAGGCCAACATCTCCCATAAGTCACGCACAACTGTCAAATACACAATGAAGACTCTAGCCAGCTGCGCCGAGACGGTCATCTTCATGCTGCTTGGCATCTCAGCTGTGGACTCTTCTAAGTGGGCCTGGGACTCCGGGCTGGTGCTGGGCACTCTCTTCTTCATCCTGTTCTTCCGAGCCCTCG GTGTAGTCCTGCAGACGTGGGTGCTGAATCAGTTCCGACTAGTCCCTCTGGACAAGATTGACCAGGTGGTGATGTCCTATGGGGGCCTGCGGGGGGCTGTGGCCTTCGCTCTCGTCATCCTACTGGACAAGACCAAGGTCCCTGCCAAGGACTACTTTGTGGCCACTACTATTGTGGTGGTCTTCTTCACAGTCATCGTGCAG GGCCTGACCATCAAGCCACTGGTCAAGTGGCTGAAAGTGAAGAGGAGTGAGCATCACAAACCTACCCTGAACCAGGAGCTGCATGAACAC ACTTTTGACCACATTCTGGCTGCAGTGGAGGACGTTGTGGGGCACCATGGCTATCACTACTGGAGGGACAG GTGGGAGCAGTTTGACAAGAAGTACCTGAGTCAGCTGCTGATGCGGCGGTCAGCCTACCGCATCCGGGACCAGATCTGGGATGTATACTACAGACTCAACATCCGGGATGCCATCAGCTTCGTGGACCAG GGAGGCCACGTCTTATCCTCCACCGGGCTCACGCTGCCCGCTATGCCCAGCCGACATTCTGTGGCAGAGACCTCTGTCACCAACCTGCT GAGGGAGAGTGGCAGTGGAGCGTGTCTGGATCTGCAGGTGATTGACACAGTACGTAGTGGCCGGGACCGTGAGGATGCTGTGATGCACCATCTGCTCTGTGGAAGCCTCTACAAGCCGCGCCGAAGG TACAAAGCCAGCTGCAGCCGCCACTTCATCCTGGACGACGCGCAGGAGCGGCAGGACAAGGAGGTCTTCCAGCAGAACATGAAGCGGCGGCTGGAGTCCTTCAAGTCCACCAAGCACAACATCTGCTTCGCCAAGAGCAAGCCACGACCCCGCAAGGCTGGCTGCAAGAAG AATGGTGTGGCTAACACTGCAGCTACAAATGGGAAATCTCCTGGAGACCTGGGCTTTCGGGACACAG CTGCTGTGATCTTAACTGTGGagtctgaggaggaggaggaggagagcgaCAGTTCTGAGACGGAGAAGGATGACGAGGGGATCATCTTTGTGGCTCGGGCCACCAGTGAGGTTCTGCAAGAGGGCAAGGTCTCAG GGAGCCTTGAGGTGTGTCCGAGTCCACGTATCATCCCCCCGTCTCCAACCTGTGCAGAGAAGGAGCTACCCTGGAAGAGTGGGCAGGGGGACCTGGTGGTCTACGTATCCTCGGAAACCACCAAGATTGTGCCCGTGGACATGCAGAAGGGCTGGAACCAGAGCATCTCATCATTGGAGAGCCTGGCATCCCCGTCCTGCACCCAGGCCCCAACTGTGACGCGTCTGCCTCCCTGCCCGCTGGCTGCTGAAGAGCCCCAGGCCCCTCTTGACCCGCGCCCTAGCTTCGCCTTTCCCCCGAGCCTGGCCAAGGCTGGCCGCTCTCGCAGTGAGAGCAGCGCTGACATCCCCCGGCAACAGGAGCTGCAGCCCCTCATGCAACATGAGGACCAATCCCATCTTAGCCCAGGCACTGCCAGCTCTCACTGGTGCATCCAGTTCAACAGAGGAGGCCGGCTGTAG
- the SLC9A5 gene encoding sodium/hydrogen exchanger 5 isoform X1 translates to MLRAALPLLGLPLAGAAATEEPTQEPGSPGEPLPGLVLFRWQWHEVEAPYLVALWILVASLAKIVFHLSRKVTSVVPESCLLILLGLVLGGIVLAVAKKAEYQLEPGTFFLFLLPPIVLDSGYFMPSRLLFDNLGAILTYAVVGTLWNAFTTGAALWGLQQAGLVAPRVQAGLLDFLLFGSLISAVDPVAVLAVFEEVHVNETLFIIVFGESLLNDAVTVVLYKVCNSFVEMGSANVQATDYLKGVASLFVVSLGGAAVGLVFAFLLALTTRFTKRVRIIEPLLVFLLAYAAYLTAEMASLSAILAVTMCGLGCKKYVEANISHKSRTTVKYTMKTLASCAETVIFMLLGISAVDSSKWAWDSGLVLGTLFFILFFRALGVVLQTWVLNQFRLVPLDKIDQVVMSYGGLRGAVAFALVILLDKTKVPAKDYFVATTIVVVFFTVIVQGLTIKPLVKWLKVKRSEHHKPTLNQELHEHTFDHILAAVEDVVGHHGYHYWRDRWEQFDKKYLSQLLMRRSAYRIRDQIWDVYYRLNIRDAISFVDQGGHVLSSTGLTLPAMPSRHSVAETSVTNLLRESGSGACLDLQVIDTVRSGRDREDAVMHHLLCGSLYKPRRRYKASCSRHFILDDAQERQDKEVFQQNMKRRLESFKSTKHNICFAKSKPRPRKAGCKKKNGVANTAATNGKSPGDLGFRDTAAVILTVESEEEEEESDSSETEKDDEGIIFVARATSEVLQEGKVSGSLEVCPSPRIIPPSPTCAEKELPWKSGQGDLVVYVSSETTKIVPVDMQKGWNQSISSLESLASPSCTQAPTVTRLPPCPLAAEEPQAPLDPRPSFAFPPSLAKAGRSRSESSADIPRQQELQPLMQHEDQSHLSPGTASSHWCIQFNRGGRL, encoded by the exons ATGCTGCGCGCCGCGCTGCCGCTGCTCGGGCTGCCCCTGGCGGGGGCGGCCGCGACTGAAGAACCCACCCAGGAGCCAGGGTCTCCGGGCGAGCCTCTCCCAGGGCTGGTGCTCTTCCGCTGGCAGTGGCACGAAGTGGAGGCCCCCTACCTGGTCGCCCTGTGGATCCTGGTGGCCAGCCTGGCCAAAATCG TGTTTCACTTGTCTCGGAAGGTGACGTCCGTGGTCCCTGAGAGCTGCCTGCTGATTTTACTGGGACTGGTGCTTGGAGGCATTGTCTTGGCTGTGGCCAAGAAAGCTGAGTACCAGCTGGAGCCAGGcaccttcttccttttccttctgcctCCTATCGTGCTAGACTCAGGCTATTTCATGCCTAGCCGGCTGCTCTTTGACAACTTAGGTGCCATCCTCACCTATGCCGTGGTGGGCACACTCTGGAATGCCTTCACAACAGGTGCTGCCCTCTGGGGCCTGCAGCAGGCTGGACTTGTGG CCCCTAGAGTGCAGGCAGGCTTGCTGGACTTCCTGCTGTTCGGGAGCCTCATCTCAGCAGTGGACCCCGTGGCTGTGCTGGCTGTCTTTGAGGAGGTGCATGTCAACGAGACTCTCTTTATCATCGTCTTTGGCGAGTCCCTGCTCAATGATGCAGTCACCGTG GTGCTGTACAAGGTCTGCAACTCCTTTGTGGAGATGGGGTCTGCCAACGTGCAGGCCACTGACTACTTGAAGGGAGTCG cctccctgttTGTGGTCAGTCTGGGCGGGGCAGCCGTGGGCTTAGTCTTTGCCTTCCTCCTGGCCCTGACCACACGCTTCACCAAGCGGGTCCGCATCATCGAGCCACTGCTGGTCTTCCTCCTCGCCTATGCAGCCTACCTCACTGCTGAAATGGCCTCCCTCTCCGCCATTCTTGC GGTGACTATGTGTGGCCTGGGCTGTAAGAAGTATGTGGAGGCCAACATCTCCCATAAGTCACGCACAACTGTCAAATACACAATGAAGACTCTAGCCAGCTGCGCCGAGACGGTCATCTTCATGCTGCTTGGCATCTCAGCTGTGGACTCTTCTAAGTGGGCCTGGGACTCCGGGCTGGTGCTGGGCACTCTCTTCTTCATCCTGTTCTTCCGAGCCCTCG GTGTAGTCCTGCAGACGTGGGTGCTGAATCAGTTCCGACTAGTCCCTCTGGACAAGATTGACCAGGTGGTGATGTCCTATGGGGGCCTGCGGGGGGCTGTGGCCTTCGCTCTCGTCATCCTACTGGACAAGACCAAGGTCCCTGCCAAGGACTACTTTGTGGCCACTACTATTGTGGTGGTCTTCTTCACAGTCATCGTGCAG GGCCTGACCATCAAGCCACTGGTCAAGTGGCTGAAAGTGAAGAGGAGTGAGCATCACAAACCTACCCTGAACCAGGAGCTGCATGAACAC ACTTTTGACCACATTCTGGCTGCAGTGGAGGACGTTGTGGGGCACCATGGCTATCACTACTGGAGGGACAG GTGGGAGCAGTTTGACAAGAAGTACCTGAGTCAGCTGCTGATGCGGCGGTCAGCCTACCGCATCCGGGACCAGATCTGGGATGTATACTACAGACTCAACATCCGGGATGCCATCAGCTTCGTGGACCAG GGAGGCCACGTCTTATCCTCCACCGGGCTCACGCTGCCCGCTATGCCCAGCCGACATTCTGTGGCAGAGACCTCTGTCACCAACCTGCT GAGGGAGAGTGGCAGTGGAGCGTGTCTGGATCTGCAGGTGATTGACACAGTACGTAGTGGCCGGGACCGTGAGGATGCTGTGATGCACCATCTGCTCTGTGGAAGCCTCTACAAGCCGCGCCGAAGG TACAAAGCCAGCTGCAGCCGCCACTTCATCCTGGACGACGCGCAGGAGCGGCAGGACAAGGAGGTCTTCCAGCAGAACATGAAGCGGCGGCTGGAGTCCTTCAAGTCCACCAAGCACAACATCTGCTTCGCCAAGAGCAAGCCACGACCCCGCAAGGCTGGCTGCAAGAAG AAGAATGGTGTGGCTAACACTGCAGCTACAAATGGGAAATCTCCTGGAGACCTGGGCTTTCGGGACACAG CTGCTGTGATCTTAACTGTGGagtctgaggaggaggaggaggagagcgaCAGTTCTGAGACGGAGAAGGATGACGAGGGGATCATCTTTGTGGCTCGGGCCACCAGTGAGGTTCTGCAAGAGGGCAAGGTCTCAG GGAGCCTTGAGGTGTGTCCGAGTCCACGTATCATCCCCCCGTCTCCAACCTGTGCAGAGAAGGAGCTACCCTGGAAGAGTGGGCAGGGGGACCTGGTGGTCTACGTATCCTCGGAAACCACCAAGATTGTGCCCGTGGACATGCAGAAGGGCTGGAACCAGAGCATCTCATCATTGGAGAGCCTGGCATCCCCGTCCTGCACCCAGGCCCCAACTGTGACGCGTCTGCCTCCCTGCCCGCTGGCTGCTGAAGAGCCCCAGGCCCCTCTTGACCCGCGCCCTAGCTTCGCCTTTCCCCCGAGCCTGGCCAAGGCTGGCCGCTCTCGCAGTGAGAGCAGCGCTGACATCCCCCGGCAACAGGAGCTGCAGCCCCTCATGCAACATGAGGACCAATCCCATCTTAGCCCAGGCACTGCCAGCTCTCACTGGTGCATCCAGTTCAACAGAGGAGGCCGGCTGTAG
- the SLC9A5 gene encoding sodium/hydrogen exchanger 5 isoform X4 gives MASLSAILAVTMCGLGCKKYVEANISHKSRTTVKYTMKTLASCAETVIFMLLGISAVDSSKWAWDSGLVLGTLFFILFFRALGVVLQTWVLNQFRLVPLDKIDQVVMSYGGLRGAVAFALVILLDKTKVPAKDYFVATTIVVVFFTVIVQGLTIKPLVKWLKVKRSEHHKPTLNQELHEHTFDHILAAVEDVVGHHGYHYWRDRWEQFDKKYLSQLLMRRSAYRIRDQIWDVYYRLNIRDAISFVDQGGHVLSSTGLTLPAMPSRHSVAETSVTNLLRESGSGACLDLQVIDTVRSGRDREDAVMHHLLCGSLYKPRRRYKASCSRHFILDDAQERQDKEVFQQNMKRRLESFKSTKHNICFAKSKPRPRKAGCKKKNGVANTAATNGKSPGDLGFRDTAAVILTVESEEEEEESDSSETEKDDEGIIFVARATSEVLQEGKVSGSLEVCPSPRIIPPSPTCAEKELPWKSGQGDLVVYVSSETTKIVPVDMQKGWNQSISSLESLASPSCTQAPTVTRLPPCPLAAEEPQAPLDPRPSFAFPPSLAKAGRSRSESSADIPRQQELQPLMQHEDQSHLSPGTASSHWCIQFNRGGRL, from the exons ATGGCCTCCCTCTCCGCCATTCTTGC GGTGACTATGTGTGGCCTGGGCTGTAAGAAGTATGTGGAGGCCAACATCTCCCATAAGTCACGCACAACTGTCAAATACACAATGAAGACTCTAGCCAGCTGCGCCGAGACGGTCATCTTCATGCTGCTTGGCATCTCAGCTGTGGACTCTTCTAAGTGGGCCTGGGACTCCGGGCTGGTGCTGGGCACTCTCTTCTTCATCCTGTTCTTCCGAGCCCTCG GTGTAGTCCTGCAGACGTGGGTGCTGAATCAGTTCCGACTAGTCCCTCTGGACAAGATTGACCAGGTGGTGATGTCCTATGGGGGCCTGCGGGGGGCTGTGGCCTTCGCTCTCGTCATCCTACTGGACAAGACCAAGGTCCCTGCCAAGGACTACTTTGTGGCCACTACTATTGTGGTGGTCTTCTTCACAGTCATCGTGCAG GGCCTGACCATCAAGCCACTGGTCAAGTGGCTGAAAGTGAAGAGGAGTGAGCATCACAAACCTACCCTGAACCAGGAGCTGCATGAACAC ACTTTTGACCACATTCTGGCTGCAGTGGAGGACGTTGTGGGGCACCATGGCTATCACTACTGGAGGGACAG GTGGGAGCAGTTTGACAAGAAGTACCTGAGTCAGCTGCTGATGCGGCGGTCAGCCTACCGCATCCGGGACCAGATCTGGGATGTATACTACAGACTCAACATCCGGGATGCCATCAGCTTCGTGGACCAG GGAGGCCACGTCTTATCCTCCACCGGGCTCACGCTGCCCGCTATGCCCAGCCGACATTCTGTGGCAGAGACCTCTGTCACCAACCTGCT GAGGGAGAGTGGCAGTGGAGCGTGTCTGGATCTGCAGGTGATTGACACAGTACGTAGTGGCCGGGACCGTGAGGATGCTGTGATGCACCATCTGCTCTGTGGAAGCCTCTACAAGCCGCGCCGAAGG TACAAAGCCAGCTGCAGCCGCCACTTCATCCTGGACGACGCGCAGGAGCGGCAGGACAAGGAGGTCTTCCAGCAGAACATGAAGCGGCGGCTGGAGTCCTTCAAGTCCACCAAGCACAACATCTGCTTCGCCAAGAGCAAGCCACGACCCCGCAAGGCTGGCTGCAAGAAG AAGAATGGTGTGGCTAACACTGCAGCTACAAATGGGAAATCTCCTGGAGACCTGGGCTTTCGGGACACAG CTGCTGTGATCTTAACTGTGGagtctgaggaggaggaggaggagagcgaCAGTTCTGAGACGGAGAAGGATGACGAGGGGATCATCTTTGTGGCTCGGGCCACCAGTGAGGTTCTGCAAGAGGGCAAGGTCTCAG GGAGCCTTGAGGTGTGTCCGAGTCCACGTATCATCCCCCCGTCTCCAACCTGTGCAGAGAAGGAGCTACCCTGGAAGAGTGGGCAGGGGGACCTGGTGGTCTACGTATCCTCGGAAACCACCAAGATTGTGCCCGTGGACATGCAGAAGGGCTGGAACCAGAGCATCTCATCATTGGAGAGCCTGGCATCCCCGTCCTGCACCCAGGCCCCAACTGTGACGCGTCTGCCTCCCTGCCCGCTGGCTGCTGAAGAGCCCCAGGCCCCTCTTGACCCGCGCCCTAGCTTCGCCTTTCCCCCGAGCCTGGCCAAGGCTGGCCGCTCTCGCAGTGAGAGCAGCGCTGACATCCCCCGGCAACAGGAGCTGCAGCCCCTCATGCAACATGAGGACCAATCCCATCTTAGCCCAGGCACTGCCAGCTCTCACTGGTGCATCCAGTTCAACAGAGGAGGCCGGCTGTAG
- the SLC9A5 gene encoding sodium/hydrogen exchanger 5 isoform X3, with protein MLRAALPLLGLPLAGAAATEEPTQEPGSPGEPLPGLVLFRWQWHEVEAPYLVALWILVASLAKIVFHLSRKVTSVVPESCLLILLGLVLGGIVLAVAKKAEYQLEPGTFFLFLLPPIVLDSGYFMPSRLLFDNLGAILTYAVVGTLWNAFTTGAALWGLQQAGLVAPRVQAGLLDFLLFGSLISAVDPVAVLAVFEEVHVNETLFIIVFGESLLNDAVTVVLYKVCNSFVEMGSANVQATDYLKGVAYLTAEMASLSAILAVTMCGLGCKKYVEANISHKSRTTVKYTMKTLASCAETVIFMLLGISAVDSSKWAWDSGLVLGTLFFILFFRALGVVLQTWVLNQFRLVPLDKIDQVVMSYGGLRGAVAFALVILLDKTKVPAKDYFVATTIVVVFFTVIVQGLTIKPLVKWLKVKRSEHHKPTLNQELHEHTFDHILAAVEDVVGHHGYHYWRDRWEQFDKKYLSQLLMRRSAYRIRDQIWDVYYRLNIRDAISFVDQGGHVLSSTGLTLPAMPSRHSVAETSVTNLLRESGSGACLDLQVIDTVRSGRDREDAVMHHLLCGSLYKPRRRYKASCSRHFILDDAQERQDKEVFQQNMKRRLESFKSTKHNICFAKSKPRPRKAGCKKKNGVANTAATNGKSPGDLGFRDTAAVILTVESEEEEEESDSSETEKDDEGIIFVARATSEVLQEGKVSGSLEVCPSPRIIPPSPTCAEKELPWKSGQGDLVVYVSSETTKIVPVDMQKGWNQSISSLESLASPSCTQAPTVTRLPPCPLAAEEPQAPLDPRPSFAFPPSLAKAGRSRSESSADIPRQQELQPLMQHEDQSHLSPGTASSHWCIQFNRGGRL; from the exons ATGCTGCGCGCCGCGCTGCCGCTGCTCGGGCTGCCCCTGGCGGGGGCGGCCGCGACTGAAGAACCCACCCAGGAGCCAGGGTCTCCGGGCGAGCCTCTCCCAGGGCTGGTGCTCTTCCGCTGGCAGTGGCACGAAGTGGAGGCCCCCTACCTGGTCGCCCTGTGGATCCTGGTGGCCAGCCTGGCCAAAATCG TGTTTCACTTGTCTCGGAAGGTGACGTCCGTGGTCCCTGAGAGCTGCCTGCTGATTTTACTGGGACTGGTGCTTGGAGGCATTGTCTTGGCTGTGGCCAAGAAAGCTGAGTACCAGCTGGAGCCAGGcaccttcttccttttccttctgcctCCTATCGTGCTAGACTCAGGCTATTTCATGCCTAGCCGGCTGCTCTTTGACAACTTAGGTGCCATCCTCACCTATGCCGTGGTGGGCACACTCTGGAATGCCTTCACAACAGGTGCTGCCCTCTGGGGCCTGCAGCAGGCTGGACTTGTGG CCCCTAGAGTGCAGGCAGGCTTGCTGGACTTCCTGCTGTTCGGGAGCCTCATCTCAGCAGTGGACCCCGTGGCTGTGCTGGCTGTCTTTGAGGAGGTGCATGTCAACGAGACTCTCTTTATCATCGTCTTTGGCGAGTCCCTGCTCAATGATGCAGTCACCGTG GTGCTGTACAAGGTCTGCAACTCCTTTGTGGAGATGGGGTCTGCCAACGTGCAGGCCACTGACTACTTGAAGGGAGTCG CCTACCTCACTGCTGAAATGGCCTCCCTCTCCGCCATTCTTGC GGTGACTATGTGTGGCCTGGGCTGTAAGAAGTATGTGGAGGCCAACATCTCCCATAAGTCACGCACAACTGTCAAATACACAATGAAGACTCTAGCCAGCTGCGCCGAGACGGTCATCTTCATGCTGCTTGGCATCTCAGCTGTGGACTCTTCTAAGTGGGCCTGGGACTCCGGGCTGGTGCTGGGCACTCTCTTCTTCATCCTGTTCTTCCGAGCCCTCG GTGTAGTCCTGCAGACGTGGGTGCTGAATCAGTTCCGACTAGTCCCTCTGGACAAGATTGACCAGGTGGTGATGTCCTATGGGGGCCTGCGGGGGGCTGTGGCCTTCGCTCTCGTCATCCTACTGGACAAGACCAAGGTCCCTGCCAAGGACTACTTTGTGGCCACTACTATTGTGGTGGTCTTCTTCACAGTCATCGTGCAG GGCCTGACCATCAAGCCACTGGTCAAGTGGCTGAAAGTGAAGAGGAGTGAGCATCACAAACCTACCCTGAACCAGGAGCTGCATGAACAC ACTTTTGACCACATTCTGGCTGCAGTGGAGGACGTTGTGGGGCACCATGGCTATCACTACTGGAGGGACAG GTGGGAGCAGTTTGACAAGAAGTACCTGAGTCAGCTGCTGATGCGGCGGTCAGCCTACCGCATCCGGGACCAGATCTGGGATGTATACTACAGACTCAACATCCGGGATGCCATCAGCTTCGTGGACCAG GGAGGCCACGTCTTATCCTCCACCGGGCTCACGCTGCCCGCTATGCCCAGCCGACATTCTGTGGCAGAGACCTCTGTCACCAACCTGCT GAGGGAGAGTGGCAGTGGAGCGTGTCTGGATCTGCAGGTGATTGACACAGTACGTAGTGGCCGGGACCGTGAGGATGCTGTGATGCACCATCTGCTCTGTGGAAGCCTCTACAAGCCGCGCCGAAGG TACAAAGCCAGCTGCAGCCGCCACTTCATCCTGGACGACGCGCAGGAGCGGCAGGACAAGGAGGTCTTCCAGCAGAACATGAAGCGGCGGCTGGAGTCCTTCAAGTCCACCAAGCACAACATCTGCTTCGCCAAGAGCAAGCCACGACCCCGCAAGGCTGGCTGCAAGAAG AAGAATGGTGTGGCTAACACTGCAGCTACAAATGGGAAATCTCCTGGAGACCTGGGCTTTCGGGACACAG CTGCTGTGATCTTAACTGTGGagtctgaggaggaggaggaggagagcgaCAGTTCTGAGACGGAGAAGGATGACGAGGGGATCATCTTTGTGGCTCGGGCCACCAGTGAGGTTCTGCAAGAGGGCAAGGTCTCAG GGAGCCTTGAGGTGTGTCCGAGTCCACGTATCATCCCCCCGTCTCCAACCTGTGCAGAGAAGGAGCTACCCTGGAAGAGTGGGCAGGGGGACCTGGTGGTCTACGTATCCTCGGAAACCACCAAGATTGTGCCCGTGGACATGCAGAAGGGCTGGAACCAGAGCATCTCATCATTGGAGAGCCTGGCATCCCCGTCCTGCACCCAGGCCCCAACTGTGACGCGTCTGCCTCCCTGCCCGCTGGCTGCTGAAGAGCCCCAGGCCCCTCTTGACCCGCGCCCTAGCTTCGCCTTTCCCCCGAGCCTGGCCAAGGCTGGCCGCTCTCGCAGTGAGAGCAGCGCTGACATCCCCCGGCAACAGGAGCTGCAGCCCCTCATGCAACATGAGGACCAATCCCATCTTAGCCCAGGCACTGCCAGCTCTCACTGGTGCATCCAGTTCAACAGAGGAGGCCGGCTGTAG